The proteins below come from a single Halomicroarcula saliterrae genomic window:
- a CDS encoding bifunctional 4-hydroxy-2-oxoglutarate aldolase/2-dehydro-3-deoxy-phosphogluconate aldolase — translation MTRKQEVRQALVDSGVTAVLRDIPEEKMVDVAGAVHEGGVRALELTADATRCSEQVAAVDRELADTDAIVGVGTVMDPAAARNAIEAGAEFILGPHLDADIIEVCNRAGVLCIPGVMTPTEAADAMAAGADMLKLFPASTVGPGHIGAIQGPLGDVPIMPTGGVSTDNVADYFDAGATAVGAGSALVDYEAIENDDMDAVRESAAAFVEAVDAARE, via the coding sequence ATGACACGCAAGCAGGAAGTCAGACAGGCACTCGTCGACAGTGGCGTCACGGCCGTCCTGCGCGATATCCCCGAGGAGAAGATGGTCGACGTGGCGGGTGCCGTCCACGAGGGCGGCGTGCGGGCGCTCGAACTCACCGCCGATGCGACCCGCTGTTCCGAGCAGGTCGCCGCCGTCGACAGGGAGCTGGCCGACACCGACGCTATCGTCGGCGTCGGAACGGTGATGGACCCCGCGGCCGCGCGAAACGCTATCGAGGCCGGCGCGGAGTTTATCCTGGGCCCTCATCTCGACGCGGACATCATCGAGGTCTGCAACCGTGCGGGCGTCCTCTGTATTCCCGGCGTGATGACCCCGACCGAGGCGGCGGACGCGATGGCCGCGGGCGCGGACATGCTGAAGCTGTTCCCCGCGTCGACCGTCGGGCCGGGCCACATCGGCGCGATTCAGGGGCCGCTTGGCGACGTACCCATCATGCCGACCGGCGGCGTCTCGACGGACAACGTCGCCGACTACTTCGACGCCGGGGCGACGGCGGTCGGCGCCGGCTCGGCGCTGGTCGACTACGAGGCCATCGAGAACGACGACATGGACGCCGTCCGCGAGAGCGCAGCCGCCTTCGTCGAGGCTGTCGACGCCGCTCGGGAGTAG
- a CDS encoding cupin domain-containing protein, which yields MAYHQIDPEDLPETPDYPCDRRGISDAAELVSLHAATYEMAPGEQLPRAYHYHEQREELFYVVSGPVHVETPEAEYVVDPGEVFVAEPDSPHRAFNPADAETSARVLGVGAPKTDIAHPYEPDD from the coding sequence ATGGCCTACCACCAGATCGACCCCGAGGACCTCCCGGAGACGCCGGACTACCCGTGTGACCGACGGGGTATCTCGGACGCCGCGGAGCTCGTCTCGCTGCACGCGGCGACCTACGAGATGGCCCCCGGTGAACAGCTCCCGCGGGCGTACCACTACCACGAACAGCGCGAGGAGCTGTTCTACGTCGTCTCGGGCCCAGTCCACGTCGAGACGCCCGAAGCCGAGTACGTCGTCGACCCCGGCGAGGTGTTCGTCGCCGAACCGGACAGCCCACATCGGGCGTTCAATCCGGCGGACGCCGAAACCTCGGCCCGCGTGCTCGGTGTCGGCGCGCCGAAAACCGACATCGCCCACCCCTACGAGCCCGACGACTGA